The DNA segment GTTCCGTGCTGCTCGCCGAGCGGCCCTCCGAGCGCTCGATCCGCGAGCGGCTGTTCGGTAGTGGACGCCGAGACGAGGATCCGGACGAGTTCCAGGAAGCCGTCGACTGAGACGCGACGAGCGGGACCGTCGCGGTCGGGCCGCGGTCACCCCCGTAGCGCCGCTTCGTTCGATCGGTGCTGGTACGAACGCCGAAACCCCTCGTTTCGAAGCCATCCGTCTACTCGGACGAGCCGATGAACGCGTTCACGGTTCGGTCGTCGGCACCGCCCCGGGAGAACACCGTCACGACGTCGTCCGGTCGAACGTGCGTATCACCGTGAGGCGTAAGGACGTCTCCCTCCCGTTCGATGGCGATGATCAACGGGTCGTCGCTGATGACGCCCCGCTCGACCGCCTCCGAGATCGTCACGTCCGCGATCGGAGCGTCGGTCCGCACCGTCAGTTCCATGACCTCCGAATCGCCCGAGAGGCTGACGAAGTCGGTCGGCGGTTTCCGGCGTTCGTCCTCGTCGGGACCGAAGGGAGCGTACGGCTGGACCGCCTCGTGTTCGACGAGCATCTCGTCCTCGATCTCGACGCCGATCTCGGAGAGGGCGGTGCCGATCCGTCGGAGATCGGTGGTGTCCTCCCCGACGGCGAGGACGTGGAAGTTCCGTCGGCCGCCCATCAGCAGCCGGATGTTGACGACGCCCGGAATCGCGTACGCGGCGCGAGCGACCGATTCTCGCTCGGCGAACGGAACGCTACACATGAACAGGGCAGTGAGCCGTCCGCTGGTTCGTTCGAAATCGACGTGTGCGTGATACCCCGTCAGGATCTCCTCCTCCTCGAGCCGTTCGATCCGATTGCGGATCGTCCCCGGCGAGACGCTTACGGCTTCGGCGATCTTCGGCGCGGAACTGGCGCGGGCGTCGGCCATGAGTTCGTAGATGATCCGTCGGTCGATCTCGTCGAGCCGGTACCCCGACTCCGCGTCTTGCCTGCGCACGGCTGGTCTTCCCTCCGTACGACCCGCTCGCTTAAAAACCACGCCC comes from the Halalkalicoccus sp. CG83 genome and includes:
- a CDS encoding Lrp/AsnC family transcriptional regulator, which produces MRRQDAESGYRLDEIDRRIIYELMADARASSAPKIAEAVSVSPGTIRNRIERLEEEEILTGYHAHVDFERTSGRLTALFMCSVPFAERESVARAAYAIPGVVNIRLLMGGRRNFHVLAVGEDTTDLRRIGTALSEIGVEIEDEMLVEHEAVQPYAPFGPDEDERRKPPTDFVSLSGDSEVMELTVRTDAPIADVTISEAVERGVISDDPLIIAIEREGDVLTPHGDTHVRPDDVVTVFSRGGADDRTVNAFIGSSE